The DNA sequence TCAAATAACACTCCTTCTCTCGAAAGCCTCGTGGAGGCAGTGTTGTTTGCAGCCGAAGAGCCCATTGCCCCCGCACGTATCAGTCGCATCCTCGATGTATCTGGTGTTGGTGAAGGAACAGTGCAGGCCATTATCGAGCAACTTAAATCCCGATACCATGGAGGTGTGCGCATAATAGAGGCTGACGGGGCTTACTATATGGGTACCACCCAGGAAACTGGTAAAGTGGTGAGCCGAACTCTGTTGGGCAGCAAACGGTCGAGAACATCTCGGGCAGTCCTGGAGACTCTGGCCGTAATCGCCTACAATCAACCAGCCACCAAAAGCGAAGTTGAGGCTGTGCGTGGAGTTGACTCATCCTCAGCTGTCAAGCGACTGCTGGACCGCAACCTTATAACCGTTGTCGGACGCAAGGAGAGTGCAGGCAAACCTTTTCTTTACTCGACGACGCGACTGTTT is a window from the Desulfurispira natronophila genome containing:
- the scpB gene encoding SMC-Scp complex subunit ScpB — translated: MSSHQGDPASLLSNAANAGDEAHSNNTPSLESLVEAVLFAAEEPIAPARISRILDVSGVGEGTVQAIIEQLKSRYHGGVRIIEADGAYYMGTTQETGKVVSRTLLGSKRSRTSRAVLETLAVIAYNQPATKSEVEAVRGVDSSSAVKRLLDRNLITVVGRKESAGKPFLYSTTRLFLQTFGISNLAELPVPGESHELEEDWQEDESGKHIE